The following nucleotide sequence is from Candidatus Methylomirabilota bacterium.
AGCCGCGTCCCCACCCCGCCCGCGGGAACGACCACCGCCACGCTACGCACCGCGGTGCCCCGAACCCGGCTCGTCCTCGCGGAGCCGCGTGAAGATCATCCGGCCGGCCGTCGTCTGGAGCACGCTCGTCACGGTGACGTCGACGGTCTGGCCCAGGTACTTCTTGCCCTGATCGATGACGATCATCGTGCCGTCGTCCAGGTAGGCCACGCCCTGCCCGGCCTCCCGGCCCTCGCGCAGCACGTGGACGTGCAGCAGCTCGCCCGGCAGCACGACGGGCTTGAGCGCGTTGGCCAGCTCGTTGATGTTGAGGACGGCCACGCCGGAGAGCTCCGCCATCTTGTTTAGGTTGTAGTCGTTCGTCAGCACCTTGCCGGCCAGCGTCTTGCCTACCTCGATGAGCTTGCGGTCGACTTCCTTGACGTGGGGAAAGTCCAGCTCGGTGATCTCCACCTTGACCTTCGTATTGCGCTGCAGCCGCTGCAGGACGTCGAAGCCGCGCTTGCCGCGGTTCCGCCGGAGGGGGTCCGACGAGTCGGCGATCTGCTGCAACTCGCGCAGGACGAACTGCGGGACCACCAGGACGCCGTCGATGAAGCCGGTCTCGCAGAGGTCCGCGATGCGGCCGTCGATGATGACGGAGGTGTCGAGGATCTTGCTGAGCTCGCTCCGCCGCGTCGTCCCCGGGAAGAGCACCGCCGAGACCGGCTCGAGATCGGCCCGCCGGCGCAGCGCCGTCGCCGCGCCCAGGTAAGCACCGAGCAGCGCCGGCAGCCCCATCCCGGCCATGCCCGCGTTCGGAATCAGCGAGGCCGCGGCCGCCCCTACCGCCAGCCCGGCGATGAGCCCGAAGAAGCCGCCGACGGTCCCCCAGAAGAGCCGCTCCACGGGCACCCCCACGGCGCGCGTTTCCAGCCACACCGCGAGGCCGCCGAGCACGCCACCTCCCAGCGCGCCGGCCGGTACCGGGATTTCCAGCGCCGGCGCCAGCTCGGCGCCCGCCCAGGCCGCCAGCGCGACGACGGCCGTCCGGATGGCCGCCAGCGTCACCGCCTCACCTCAGGAGGGCGTCCAGGGCCGCCTGCACCGTGGCCACCCCGTGGGTCTGGAGCGGCAGCCGAGGACCATCGATCAGGTTGCTCTGGGGCACCACCGCCTCGGAGAACCCGAGCTGCGCGGCCTCGCTCAGCCGCGCCACGAGCCCGGTCACCGCCCGCACCTCCCCCGTCAGCCCCACTTCGCCCACGACCACGACATCGCCGCGCACCGGGCGATCCATATAGCTCGACGCCGCGGCCACGACGACGCCGAGGTCCGCCGCCGGCTCGACGACGCGCCCGCCGCCCGCCACGTTGACGAAGACGTCCTGACTGCCCAGCGGGACGCCCGCCCGCCTTTCCAGGACCGCCAGGAGGAGGCAGACGCGGTTGTAATCGGCGCCGAGCACGGTCCGGCGAGGGGTGCCGAACGAGGCGGGCGCGACCAGCGCCTGCAGCTCGAGGAGCAGCGCCCGCGTGCCCTCCAGGCCGGCGACGATCACCGAGCCCGGCGCGTCCTGGGGCCGCTCGGCGAGGAAGAAGCCGGACGGGTTCTTCACTTCCACCAGGCCCCGGTCGGCCATCTGGAAGACCCCGATCTCGTTGGTGGAGCCGAAGCGATTCTTCACGGCGCGGAGCACCCGGTAGGCGTGGTGCTGCTCGCCCTCGAAGTACAGCACCGTGTCCACGAGATGCTCGAGGACGCGCGGTCCTGCCAGCGCGCCTTCCTTGGTGACGTGACCGACGAGAAACGTGGCCATGTCGCGCCCCTTGGCAAGCGTCATCAGGCGCGCGCCGCACTCGCGCACCTGCGCCACGCTGCCGGGGGCCGATTCGAGCTCGGGCAGGAACACCGTCTGGATCGAGTCGATGACGAGCGACCGAGGCTTGACGGTGTCCAGCTCGGCCTGCACCTGGGCCAGATCGTTCTCCGCCCAGAGGAGCAGCCCATCGCCCCCGATCCCCAGCCGCTCGGCGCGGAGCTTCACCTGGGCGGCCGACTCTTCGGCCGAGACGTAGAGCACCGGCGGCGCCGTCGCCGCCAGGGCCCGGGCCGCCTGCAACAGCAATGTGCTCTTGCCGATGCCCGGGTCGCCGCCGATCAGCACCAGGGATCCCGGCACGACGCCGCCGCCCAGTACGCGGTCCAGCTCGCCGATCCCGGTGTGAACGCGGTCGGTGCGCTCCATCGCGATCTCGCGCAGCGGGCGCGGCCGGCTCGGCGGCAGCGCCGCCCGCCGCCCGGCGAACGGGGGCGCCACGCGCTCCTCGACCAGCGTCACCAGCTCGCCGGTGGCGCGCTTGCAGTCCGGGCAGGTGCCGGGCTTCGGGCTCGCGAAGCCGCACTGCTGGCAGCGCCAGACGTTCCGCTCCTTCAATCCTTCACTCCTTCTTGTCCTTGTTGTCCTTGCCCAGGCCGCGGATGAGCGACCGGAGCAGGAAGCTGCGCTGGGTGCCGTCGAGAATGTTCACGAGCCGCTCGTAGAGGGTGGGGTCCGCGATGAGGGCTCCGAGCGTTCCCTCCCCCTCGTTGATCTTCTCCGTGATGGACTTCAGATTCGCGACCGCCACGCGGAGATCCTCCACCGCCAGCCGGAGGCCGCCGTCGTCGGACGAGTCGCGCACCAGGCTCCCCAGCGTCCCCCGGCCGCCGGCGATCCGGTCGGAGACGTCGCGGAAGTTCCGGGCCACGACCCGCAGGTCCTCGAGCACCGCTTTGTAGGCGGGGTCGAAGAGCAACGCCGGCAGCAGACCGTCCTCGGCTCCCCGGCCCTCGACTCCCTTGCGCTCGGCAAGCTGGCCGAGCCGGTCCATCGCCGCCACGAACTTCTTGGCGGCCTCGGTGCTCCGGGCGGAGGTCAGCACGCCCACCGCCCCCTCGCCGCGCTCGACCCGGTCCAGCAGCGCCTGCGTCGTCGCCAGCAGCTCGGCGAGCCGCTTGAGCGCCACCGGCTCCTCGTAGATGAGCGCGTGCGCCCACCCGCGGCCCTTCTCGACCTCGGTGGTGATCCGGGCCAGCTGGTCGGTCGCGCGACGGGCCGAGGAGGTCGCCGCGGCGACGTCGTCGATGATCTTCGCCTGGTTGAAGGCCTCCGCGGTTTTCCGGAGACTCTCGGCCAGCGCGGAGACGTTCCGGACGACCTGACCGGTCTCGCCGATCATGTGGCCGAGGTCTGTTGGATCGCGCGCGGCGAGCGTCTCGCCCGGCTGCACGACGGGCGCCGACCCCGTCCCCACCGTGATCTCGATGATCTTGTCGCCGAGCAACCCCTGCGTCTCGATGCGCGCCACCGAATCGCGGCGGACGCGATCCGCGTACTGCCTGGTGATGCTGAGGTCCACGCGCACCTTTCCCCCGGGCTGGCCGGGCAGGTGCACGCCGGTCACGCGGCCGATCTGCACGCCGGCCAGGCGCACCGTCGCGCCTTCGGTCAGCCCGCCCACCTCGGTGAACTCGGCGTGGACCGTGTAGCGCGCCTCGAACAGACGGGCGCGGGCGCCGAGCGCGTAGATCATCCCCAGAAATGCCGCCAGCGCCACCAGGACGAACACGCCCACCCGGAGTTTCATCCCCCACTCTCGCTGCTGCTCGTTCATACGCTCACCTCGCCTCGCCGGCCAGAAACGCCTGCACGGCGGGGTCGCTCGAGCCGAGCACGGCGTTGAGCGGCCCCGCCACGGCAAACCGCCCGTCGATCAGGATCGCCACCCGGTCGGCGACGGTTCTCGTCAGCTCGAAATCGTGGGTGACGACGATCGCAGTGTCGCACACGCCGACGTGCACCTGGGAGATCAACGCGCTCACCAGCTTGGCGTTGGTGGGGTCGAGGCCGGTGGTGGGCTCGTCGAAGAGCATGACCTCGGGCTGGTTGACCAGGGCCCGCGCGATCCCCACCCGCTTCCGCATCCCGCCCGACAGCTCGGCCGGCAGCAGTGTCAGCACGTCCCCGTTCAATCCGACCTGGGAGAGGAAGTGCACGACGCGCTCCCTGATCGAGGCTTCGTCCAGGCTCGTATGCTCCCGCAGCGCGTAGGCCACGTTCTCGTACACCGTCAGCGAGTCGAAGAGCGCCGCGCCCTGGAACACGTAGCCCATCCGCTTGCGGAGCGGGAGCAGCTCCTCCTCCGCCAGGTGCTCGATGTTCCGCCCGAACAGGCGGATCTGCCCGCGGTCCGGCCGCAGGAGACCCGCGATCAGGCGGAGCAGCACCGTCTTGCCGGAGCCGCTGCCGCCCATCACCACGAAGGTCTCCCCCCTGGCCAGCGCCAGCGACACGCCTCGGAGGACGTCCCCGGCGTCGAACGCCTTCCAGACCTCGATCACCTCGACGAGCGGCTCGTCCACGCGACCCTCACCAGAACAGGATCAGGAACAGCTTGGTCAGGAAGAAGTCGGAAATGATCACGCCCATGGTGACGTGCACGACGGTCGCGGTGGTGGCCCGGCCCAGCCCCTCGGTGCCGCCCTCGGTGGAGAGCCCGTTGTAGCAGCCGATCAACGTCACGATGGCCCCGAAGACGACGCTCTTGCCGATACCCATGAGGAAGTCCTTGGGCACGACCCAGTACGTGGTGGCGTTCCAGTAGGCCCACATGTCGGCGCCCCGCTCCAGGAACATGATCACCATGCCCCCCACCACGCCCAGCACGTCGGCCAGCACGGTGAGGAGGGGGAAAACGACGAGCGCGGCCAGCATGCGGGGGACGATGAGCCGTTTGACGTAGTTGACGCCGAGCGTCCGCAGCGCGTCGATCTGCTCCGTGACCTTCATGGAGCCCAGCTCCGCGGTGATGCCGGAGGCCACCTTGCCGCCGACCAGAATCGCCGTCAGCACGGGGCCCAGCTCCCGGAGGATCGCCAGGGCCACCAGGGGACCCACATAGTTTTCGGCGCCGAATCGGGCCATGTTGACCGCGCTCTGCAGTGCGAACACCATGCCGGTGAAGACCGCGGCCGTCAGGGCCACGCCGAGGGACCGGACACCCATGATTTCGATCTCGCGGACCACGTGCTGGAAATACGCCGGCGGCAGGGCCAGGTTGCGCATCACGCTGCCGCTCAGCAGCCCGAGGCCGCCGTACCACATCGCCGTCCGTCTCAGGTATGCGTCCATCCGCCTACTCCGTGAAAAAGCTGGCGACGAACCGGTCGAAGTCGCCTCGCCAGTCCCCGAAGGTCTCGGCCGGGGCGGCATAGATCAGGTCGTACACGCACCGCGCATCCGTGACCGTCAGGGTCTCGATCTTGAGCCGCGGCCCCTCCGTCTCCCCCCGGGCCTCCACGATCGTGCGCGTGCCCTGGCGCCCGTCGACCGACACCTCGCCGCGCTCGATGACGGTGCGCTCCCGCAGCCCCACCAGCAGCCGCCGCGTGAGGAGTCCGGCCGGCCGGCGCGCCGCCGCGCCGTCGCAGGCGGCGTTGACCAGCATGCCGGCGTCCCCGCCGCGATGCCTCAGCTCCAGGTCGGCGCGGCTCCGCTCCACCACGGCCCAGTCCGGGCCCGGCACCGTCACCCGGTATCCCTTCGACGAGTGAAACACGCCGTGGTCGACGCGTCGACCGGCGCATCCCGCCGCCAGCGCGAGCGTGGCGATCGCCCCCACGAAGCCGGCCAGCACCACGCCCGGACGCCGCGCGCTCACCCGTCCGTCACGCGTGGGGCGTTGTGCGGGCCTGGTGCCGCCGCGCCAGCTCCTTGAGGACGTCGCGCAGCAGAATGCCGCGCGCGCCGAGCAGGACGATCGTGTGGAACCACAGGTCCGCCACCTCTTCGACGACACGCCGGTCACCCTCGCCGCCCAGCGCGGCCGTGATGACCTCGCTGGCTTCCTCACCGATCTTGCGGGCGATCGCGGCTTCTCCCTTGGCCAGCAAGCCGGCCACATAGGAGCCGGCCGGAGGCGCCGTCTGGCGCGCCTGCACCACGCGCTCGAGCCGCTCGAGCATGTTGGCCCCCGCCGTCCCGCCCTGCACCGCCGTGAAGAAGCACGTGCGGTTGCCGGTGTGGCAGGCCACGCCGTCCTGATGCACCTGGACCAGCAGCGTGTCGCCGTCGCAGTCGGCGTAGACGGCCTGGACGTGCTGGGCATGGCCCGAGGTCTCGCCCTTGCGCCACGGCCCGCCGCGTGAGCGGGACCAGAAATGGGTGAGGCCGGTAGCGAGGGTGGCGTCGAGCGCCGGCCGGTCCATCCAGGCGACCATGAGCACCTCCCCCGTGTCCGCCTCCTGGACAACCGCCGGGATGAGACCGCGCTCGTCGAACTTCAGATCGTCGCGCGTCATGGCTGAAGGCGCACCTCGACGCCTCGATCGCGCAGATAGGCCTTGGCCTCCGCGATCGTGTGGATGCCGAAATGGAAGATGGACGCGGCCAGGGCGGCGTCGGCGCCCCCCTCCACCAGCCCTTCCCGGAGGTGCTCGAGGGAGCCGGCGCCGCCCGAGGCGATCACGGGGACGTCCACCGCCTGGGCCACGGCCCGCGTCAGCTCGAGATCGTAGCCGTCCTTGGTGCCGTCGCGGTCCATGCTCGTCAACAGGATTTCTCCGGCCCCCAGACGCACGGCCTCGCCCGCCCACTGGAGCGCGTCGCGCCCGGCCGGTCGTCGCCCCCCGTGCGTGTAGACGCCCCAGCACGGCGTCGAGGCTTCCCGCCGCGCGTCGATGGCGACCACGATGCACTGGCTGCCGAAGCGCTCGGCGGCCTCCCGGATCAGCGCGGGGCGCTCGAGGGCCGCCGTGTTGAGCGAGATCTTGTCGGCGCCGGCGCGCAGTAGCTGGCGCACGTCGTCGATCCCGCGGATGCCGCCGCCCACGGTGAGGGGCATGTAGATCCCCTCCGCCGTCCGCGCGACCACGTCGAGCATGATCTTCCGATTCTCGTGGGAGGCGGTGATGTCCAGGAAGACCAGCTCGTCGGCGCCCTGGGCGTCGTAGGCCAGGGCGGCCGCCACCGGATCGCCGGCATCCGTCAAGTTGACGAAGCGCACGCCCTTGACCACACGCCCGTCCTTGACGTCGAGGCAGGGGATGACGCGCTTGGCCAGCATCAGCCGCTCACCGTGGTCACCGCTGCCTGGGCGTCGCCCAGGTCGATGGCGCCCGTGTAGAGCGCGCGGCCCACCACGGCGCCGATCACGCCGCGGATGGCGGCCAGGCGCCTGAGGTCCTCGATGGTGCCCACGCCTCCCGAGGCCAGCACCGGGATCCCCATCGTCCGCGCCAGCATCGTGGTGTCTTCGAGGTTCGGGCCCCGCTCGGTGCCGTCCCGGCTGACGTCGGTGTAGAGGATGGCCGCCGCCCCGGCCTCGCGCGCCCGCTTGGCCGCGTCGGCCACGGTCTCCGGCACGACGTCCGTCCAGCCCTTGATCGCGACCTGCTGCCCGCGGCCGTCGACGGCCACGATGATCCGGTCGGAGAAGGCGCGGCACACCTCGGCCAGGAACGGCGGATCCAGCACCGCGCGCGTGCCCACCACCGCCCAGCGCGCCCCCGTCTCGAGCGCCGCCTCGATCGCCGCCGCGTCGCGCAGGCCGCCGCCCACCTCCACGGCCACCGGCGCGACCTCGGCGACGAGCTTGGCGATGAGGGCCGCGTGGCGGGGGGCGCCGGTGAAGGCCCCGTCCAGGTCGACGACGTGGAGCCGGGCCGCGCCCAGGTCGGCCCAGTGCCTGGCCATGGCCACCGGATCGTCAGAGAAGACCGTCTCCTGATCGGCGCGGCCCTGGCGCAGGCGGACGCACCGCCCGTGGCG
It contains:
- a CDS encoding ABC transporter permease; its protein translation is MDAYLRRTAMWYGGLGLLSGSVMRNLALPPAYFQHVVREIEIMGVRSLGVALTAAVFTGMVFALQSAVNMARFGAENYVGPLVALAILRELGPVLTAILVGGKVASGITAELGSMKVTEQIDALRTLGVNYVKRLIVPRMLAALVVFPLLTVLADVLGVVGGMVIMFLERGADMWAYWNATTYWVVPKDFLMGIGKSVVFGAIVTLIGCYNGLSTEGGTEGLGRATTATVVHVTMGVIISDFFLTKLFLILFW
- the hisF gene encoding imidazole glycerol phosphate synthase subunit HisF produces the protein MLAKRVIPCLDVKDGRVVKGVRFVNLTDAGDPVAAALAYDAQGADELVFLDITASHENRKIMLDVVARTAEGIYMPLTVGGGIRGIDDVRQLLRAGADKISLNTAALERPALIREAAERFGSQCIVVAIDARREASTPCWGVYTHGGRRPAGRDALQWAGEAVRLGAGEILLTSMDRDGTKDGYDLELTRAVAQAVDVPVIASGGAGSLEHLREGLVEGGADAALAASIFHFGIHTIAEAKAYLRDRGVEVRLQP
- the radA gene encoding DNA repair protein RadA, whose protein sequence is MKERNVWRCQQCGFASPKPGTCPDCKRATGELVTLVEERVAPPFAGRRAALPPSRPRPLREIAMERTDRVHTGIGELDRVLGGGVVPGSLVLIGGDPGIGKSTLLLQAARALAATAPPVLYVSAEESAAQVKLRAERLGIGGDGLLLWAENDLAQVQAELDTVKPRSLVIDSIQTVFLPELESAPGSVAQVRECGARLMTLAKGRDMATFLVGHVTKEGALAGPRVLEHLVDTVLYFEGEQHHAYRVLRAVKNRFGSTNEIGVFQMADRGLVEVKNPSGFFLAERPQDAPGSVIVAGLEGTRALLLELQALVAPASFGTPRRTVLGADYNRVCLLLAVLERRAGVPLGSQDVFVNVAGGGRVVEPAADLGVVVAAASSYMDRPVRGDVVVVGEVGLTGEVRAVTGLVARLSEAAQLGFSEAVVPQSNLIDGPRLPLQTHGVATVQAALDALLR
- a CDS encoding MlaD family protein: MKLRVGVFVLVALAAFLGMIYALGARARLFEARYTVHAEFTEVGGLTEGATVRLAGVQIGRVTGVHLPGQPGGKVRVDLSITRQYADRVRRDSVARIETQGLLGDKIIEITVGTGSAPVVQPGETLAARDPTDLGHMIGETGQVVRNVSALAESLRKTAEAFNQAKIIDDVAAATSSARRATDQLARITTEVEKGRGWAHALIYEEPVALKRLAELLATTQALLDRVERGEGAVGVLTSARSTEAAKKFVAAMDRLGQLAERKGVEGRGAEDGLLPALLFDPAYKAVLEDLRVVARNFRDVSDRIAGGRGTLGSLVRDSSDDGGLRLAVEDLRVAVANLKSITEKINEGEGTLGALIADPTLYERLVNILDGTQRSFLLRSLIRGLGKDNKDKKE
- a CDS encoding ATP-binding cassette domain-containing protein gives rise to the protein MDEPLVEVIEVWKAFDAGDVLRGVSLALARGETFVVMGGSGSGKTVLLRLIAGLLRPDRGQIRLFGRNIEHLAEEELLPLRKRMGYVFQGAALFDSLTVYENVAYALREHTSLDEASIRERVVHFLSQVGLNGDVLTLLPAELSGGMRKRVGIARALVNQPEVMLFDEPTTGLDPTNAKLVSALISQVHVGVCDTAIVVTHDFELTRTVADRVAILIDGRFAVAGPLNAVLGSSDPAVQAFLAGEAR
- the hisA gene encoding 1-(5-phosphoribosyl)-5-[(5-phosphoribosylamino)methylideneamino]imidazole-4-carboxamide isomerase, yielding MIVIPAVDIRHGRCVRLRQGRADQETVFSDDPVAMARHWADLGAARLHVVDLDGAFTGAPRHAALIAKLVAEVAPVAVEVGGGLRDAAAIEAALETGARWAVVGTRAVLDPPFLAEVCRAFSDRIIVAVDGRGQQVAIKGWTDVVPETVADAAKRAREAGAAAILYTDVSRDGTERGPNLEDTTMLARTMGIPVLASGGVGTIEDLRRLAAIRGVIGAVVGRALYTGAIDLGDAQAAVTTVSG
- a CDS encoding TRAM domain-containing protein; translation: MTLAAIRTAVVALAAWAGAELAPALEIPVPAGALGGGVLGGLAVWLETRAVGVPVERLFWGTVGGFFGLIAGLAVGAAAASLIPNAGMAGMGLPALLGAYLGAATALRRRADLEPVSAVLFPGTTRRSELSKILDTSVIIDGRIADLCETGFIDGVLVVPQFVLRELQQIADSSDPLRRNRGKRGFDVLQRLQRNTKVKVEITELDFPHVKEVDRKLIEVGKTLAGKVLTNDYNLNKMAELSGVAVLNINELANALKPVVLPGELLHVHVLREGREAGQGVAYLDDGTMIVIDQGKKYLGQTVDVTVTSVLQTTAGRMIFTRLREDEPGSGHRGA
- the hisIE gene encoding bifunctional phosphoribosyl-AMP cyclohydrolase/phosphoribosyl-ATP diphosphatase HisIE, producing the protein MTRDDLKFDERGLIPAVVQEADTGEVLMVAWMDRPALDATLATGLTHFWSRSRGGPWRKGETSGHAQHVQAVYADCDGDTLLVQVHQDGVACHTGNRTCFFTAVQGGTAGANMLERLERVVQARQTAPPAGSYVAGLLAKGEAAIARKIGEEASEVITAALGGEGDRRVVEEVADLWFHTIVLLGARGILLRDVLKELARRHQARTTPHA